A region from the Saccharomonospora azurea NA-128 genome encodes:
- a CDS encoding TIGR03089 family protein, with protein sequence MSLTEHLLRPLLSTSAGRPLITHYDDAVGSRIELSVATLANWAAKTANWLVEEFDVEPGDEVAVDLPAHWQTAGVLFGAWWCGAHVVGVADASTAAVAFVGPDADGSPARDTAVVALDPLGRGLSTPAADGTFDYLNEARACGDDFSPLLPIDGDTPALLGTTCDDLLARARDRATALGIGDGDRVYSTRDWTLPDGVVDALLAPVVAGAHVVQVTHPDPARAQAHRDAERTTVELP encoded by the coding sequence ATGAGCCTCACCGAGCACCTCCTGCGGCCCTTGTTGTCGACGTCGGCGGGTCGGCCTCTGATCACCCACTACGACGACGCCGTGGGCAGCCGGATCGAGCTCTCGGTCGCCACGCTCGCCAACTGGGCCGCCAAGACCGCCAACTGGCTCGTCGAGGAGTTCGACGTCGAGCCCGGCGACGAAGTGGCCGTGGACCTTCCGGCCCACTGGCAGACGGCGGGCGTCCTGTTCGGGGCGTGGTGGTGCGGTGCCCACGTCGTGGGTGTCGCGGACGCCTCGACGGCCGCCGTGGCCTTCGTCGGCCCCGACGCCGACGGCAGCCCGGCCCGCGACACGGCCGTCGTCGCGCTCGACCCGCTCGGCCGGGGTCTGTCCACACCTGCCGCCGACGGCACGTTCGACTACCTGAACGAGGCCCGCGCGTGCGGGGACGACTTCTCGCCGCTGCTGCCCATCGACGGCGACACCCCGGCGTTGCTGGGCACGACCTGCGACGACCTGCTGGCCCGTGCCCGCGACCGCGCCACCGCACTGGGCATCGGGGACGGCGACCGCGTGTACTCCACACGGGACTGGACACTGCCGGACGGCGTGGTGGACGCGTTGCTGGCGCCGGTCGTGGCGGGGGCCCACGTGGTGCAGGTGACCCATCCCGACCCGGCGCGCGCCCAGGCTCACCGCGACGCCGAACGCACCACCGTCGAGCTCCCCTGA
- a CDS encoding LCP family protein, translating to MDEGETRPADDAADTGGATREPDAVEGASERRDSDGDAADRPTTTNEETTEDPDSGESGDTGHDTEATRDTEGTGVTEDAEDAEDTADIADTEADEPEAASPPAAPVARRPKRRRGRRAARALVRSAVALLSVVALGATGYAYSTLDLLQDNVNTTDALRLNETPPDGDEPPPPPEDDGATDILLVGTDSRTDMEGHPLPPHVLAQLRTESSPGVSTDTLILLRIPHDGSSPTGISIPRDTWVDVPGGGQAKINSVYGTTKYEAERALRGEGVTEHATLARESDQAGRAALVRTVQRFTHVRIDHYAEVNLLGFYLLTEALDGVQVCLRNPTSDPDSGANFAAGVQTVSGGEALSFVRQRKGVPQGDLGRIQRQQAFLASALNKVLSAGTLTDTDRVKKLSETLRKALVLDADLDLLKFAEQTRGIASGDFSFVTIPVVDIAAWSPDGEQSIVRVDVEAVREFVADVVPDDPADEDEPSGGGSAPQAPAGAGAGDEEITADGVTCVN from the coding sequence GTGGACGAGGGTGAAACGCGTCCTGCCGACGACGCGGCCGACACGGGCGGTGCCACGCGCGAACCGGACGCGGTCGAGGGGGCGTCCGAGCGACGGGACTCCGACGGCGACGCGGCCGACCGGCCGACAACGACGAACGAGGAGACAACGGAAGACCCGGACTCGGGGGAATCCGGCGACACCGGCCACGACACCGAAGCCACGAGAGACACCGAAGGCACCGGAGTCACTGAAGACGCTGAAGACGCTGAAGACACCGCCGACATCGCAGACACCGAAGCCGACGAGCCCGAGGCCGCCTCGCCACCCGCGGCCCCGGTCGCGCGGCGGCCGAAGCGTCGACGCGGACGTCGAGCGGCGCGGGCGTTGGTGCGCTCGGCAGTGGCACTGCTGTCGGTGGTGGCCCTCGGCGCGACGGGCTACGCGTACTCCACGCTCGACCTCCTCCAGGACAACGTCAACACCACCGACGCCCTGCGGTTGAACGAGACCCCGCCCGACGGTGACGAGCCTCCGCCGCCGCCCGAGGACGACGGAGCCACCGACATCCTGCTCGTGGGCACCGACTCGCGCACCGATATGGAAGGCCACCCGCTTCCGCCGCACGTGCTGGCGCAGTTGCGGACCGAGAGCAGCCCCGGGGTGAGCACCGACACCCTGATCCTGCTCCGCATCCCGCACGACGGGTCGTCGCCCACGGGCATCTCCATTCCCCGCGACACATGGGTGGACGTGCCGGGAGGCGGCCAGGCGAAGATCAACTCGGTGTACGGCACGACGAAGTACGAAGCCGAACGCGCGCTGCGCGGCGAGGGCGTCACCGAGCACGCCACGCTGGCGAGGGAGTCCGACCAGGCTGGGCGCGCCGCACTAGTGCGTACCGTGCAGAGGTTCACCCACGTCCGGATCGACCACTACGCCGAGGTGAACCTCCTCGGGTTCTACCTGCTCACCGAAGCGCTCGACGGCGTGCAGGTGTGCCTCAGGAACCCGACGTCCGACCCGGACTCCGGCGCGAACTTCGCGGCGGGTGTGCAGACCGTGTCCGGCGGGGAGGCGCTGTCGTTCGTCCGGCAACGCAAAGGTGTTCCGCAGGGCGACCTCGGCCGGATCCAACGACAGCAGGCGTTCTTGGCCTCGGCACTCAACAAGGTGTTGTCGGCGGGCACGCTCACCGACACCGACCGCGTGAAGAAGCTCTCCGAGACGCTGCGCAAGGCGCTGGTCCTCGACGCCGACCTCGATCTGTTGAAGTTCGCCGAGCAGACCCGCGGCATCGCGTCGGGCGACTTCTCGTTCGTGACGATCCCCGTCGTCGACATCGCCGCCTGGAGCCCCGACGGGGAGCAGAGCATCGTGCGCGTCGACGTGGAGGCGGTGCGCGAGTTCGTCGCCGACGTCGTGCCGGACGACCCCGCCGACGAGGACGAGCCCTCCGGAGGAGGCTCCGCCCCGCAGGCCCCCGCCGGCGCCGGCGCCGGCGACGAGGAGATCACGGCCGACGGCGTGACGTGCGTGAACTGA